A genomic segment from Planctomycetota bacterium encodes:
- a CDS encoding DNA-binding protein has product MAKTSAAAKKAPTKGEVFKHLSDKTGVARKDVKAIFDELSNLIGKNLKKTGPGVFAVPGLAKIVAKRMPAVPARKGINPFTKEPTTFKAKPARTVVKIRPLKALKDMV; this is encoded by the coding sequence ATGGCCAAGACCAGCGCAGCGGCAAAGAAGGCCCCGACCAAGGGCGAAGTGTTCAAGCACCTCAGTGACAAGACGGGCGTGGCCCGCAAGGACGTGAAGGCGATTTTCGATGAGCTGAGCAACCTCATCGGCAAGAACCTCAAGAAGACGGGCCCGGGCGTGTTCGCGGTGCCCGGCCTGGCGAAGATCGTCGCCAAGCGCATGCCCGCCGTCCCGGCGCGCAAGGGCATCAACCCCTTCACCAAGGAACCGACCACCTTCAAGGCCAAGCCGGCCCGCACGGTCGTCAAGATCCGCCCCTTGAAGGCCCTCAAGGACATGGTCTAA
- a CDS encoding AAA family ATPase translates to MTIPQRAGRDRSDIESIIEPDLRPDGQFGVSNVLIVRTMNIVLLGYRGSGKTTVGKKLANALWRDFVDTDAVVVKRFGDLTIRQIWEKHGEPAFRDMECTVAAELLAKDNQVIALGGGTVMQPAARTALESARAIKVYLYCEPQVLAARIAADADTAATRPNLTPLAGGVDEVTAVLAQRDPVYRAVADHVLDVTTMSPEDAVRHLIQRCL, encoded by the coding sequence ATGACGATTCCCCAAAGGGCCGGGCGGGACAGGTCCGATATAGAATCAATTATCGAACCGGACCTGCGACCGGACGGTCAGTTCGGCGTGAGCAATGTGTTAATTGTGAGGACCATGAACATCGTTCTGCTCGGATATCGCGGGTCTGGGAAAACCACGGTCGGCAAGAAGCTGGCCAACGCCCTCTGGCGCGACTTCGTCGATACCGATGCGGTCGTCGTCAAGCGGTTTGGCGACCTGACGATCCGCCAAATCTGGGAAAAACACGGGGAACCGGCGTTCCGGGATATGGAATGCACGGTCGCCGCCGAACTGCTCGCCAAGGATAATCAGGTCATCGCGCTGGGCGGGGGAACGGTGATGCAGCCGGCCGCCCGAACGGCGCTCGAGTCGGCCCGGGCGATCAAGGTGTACCTGTACTGCGAGCCGCAGGTGCTCGCCGCACGCATCGCCGCCGACGCCGACACGGCCGCCACGCGTCCGAATCTGACGCCGCTGGCGGGGGGCGTCGACGAGGTGACCGCCGTTCTGGCCCAGCGCGACCCGGTGTACCGCGCGGTCGCCGATCACGTCTTGGACGTCACCACCATGAGCCCCGAAGACGCCGTCCGCCACCTGATCCAGCGCTGTTTGTGA
- a CDS encoding endonuclease/exonuclease/phosphatase family protein, which produces MRREWIEVSFMSTWMRCLILLMIGAASAVCLGGAAELPAKSPGTLRVMQLNIWQEGTQVPGGFDKLADIIDASDADIVALSEVRNYKKTDLHQRLVEALAAKGKTYFGQYVPQTDAGLITRLPLKASALVDTHLATDNGSMAGYRLELPGGRMLFVCSAHLDYRHYGAYEPRGYGANSFKLIDADGDGQPDAAKDAAHVLSEDRKSKRRESIGAFLAYLKANKLTDQPVLLMGDFNEASHLDWTEGTRDLFDHHGLVVPWDCSRMLAEAGFGDAWRVMYPNPATHPGMTWPSTVCSGKKTTWTPLADERDRVDYVYFNKVGLRVKSAWLVGPVTYWVRDKVMASEGEDAFVMPERDWPTDHKGVLVDFLVGE; this is translated from the coding sequence ATGCGTCGCGAATGGATTGAGGTTTCATTCATGTCAACCTGGATGCGCTGTTTGATATTGTTGATGATCGGTGCGGCGAGCGCCGTTTGCTTGGGCGGGGCGGCGGAACTGCCGGCAAAATCGCCGGGGACGCTGCGCGTGATGCAATTGAATATCTGGCAGGAAGGGACGCAGGTGCCGGGCGGGTTCGACAAGCTTGCGGACATCATCGACGCGTCCGATGCGGACATCGTCGCGCTGAGCGAAGTGCGCAATTACAAAAAGACCGATCTGCACCAGCGCCTCGTCGAAGCGCTGGCGGCGAAGGGCAAGACGTATTTCGGGCAGTACGTGCCGCAGACGGATGCGGGGTTGATCACGCGCCTGCCGCTTAAGGCCAGCGCACTGGTGGACACGCATCTGGCGACGGACAACGGAAGCATGGCGGGGTATCGGCTTGAACTTCCGGGGGGCAGGATGCTTTTCGTGTGCAGCGCGCATCTGGATTACCGTCACTACGGGGCGTACGAGCCGCGGGGATACGGGGCCAATTCGTTCAAGCTCATCGATGCGGACGGCGATGGGCAACCGGACGCGGCGAAGGATGCGGCGCATGTGCTGAGCGAAGATCGCAAATCCAAACGGCGGGAAAGCATCGGGGCGTTTCTCGCATACCTCAAGGCGAACAAGCTGACGGATCAGCCGGTGCTGCTGATGGGGGATTTCAATGAGGCGTCGCACCTGGACTGGACGGAGGGGACGCGCGACCTTTTCGATCATCACGGGCTTGTCGTGCCGTGGGATTGCAGTCGGATGCTCGCGGAGGCGGGGTTCGGCGATGCATGGCGCGTGATGTATCCGAATCCGGCGACGCATCCGGGGATGACCTGGCCCTCGACGGTTTGTAGCGGGAAGAAGACGACCTGGACCCCTTTGGCGGACGAGCGGGATCGGGTGGACTATGTGTATTTCAACAAGGTGGGGCTGCGGGTGAAGAGCGCGTGGCTGGTTGGGCCGGTGACGTACTGGGTTCGGGACAAGGTGATGGCCTCGGAGGGGGAGGATGCGTTTGTGATGCCCGAGCGGGATTGGCCGACGGATCATAAGGGGGTGTTGGTGGATTTTTTGGTTGGGGAGTGA
- a CDS encoding NAD-dependent epimerase/dehydratase family protein produces the protein MSILSSLFGSPEPVPPTAPARVLLIGPADAVRQMRRVLRGTPIAAQVVGCALAPVQHHAGAIGIPVLGSAEDLDMIVRLHHIDLACVSIPVAMYRLAQRLIAQLDELGVTVRRMPTLADQLDGRIGQHVGPIDTTRLLDRPARPLDEAAIDRTLRDRCVMISGAGGSIGSHIARIVARFNPSKIVLMDRSENGLFEIDRVLRAEAPQVSRVVLLHDVTDARRCMDLCLLHEPHVIFHAAAHKHVPMMEDHPREAMINNFFGTRAILDAAVACGAERFVMISTDKAVNPTSVMGATKRAAELYVQHIAQTTDTICSMVRFGNVLGSACSVVPIWSQQLAEGGPLTVTDPAMTRYFMTIPEAAALVIQSASLDRAQGCVFVLDMGEPVKIVDMADRFIRLHGLEPGRDVRIEFIGVRPGEKLYEELSYDSEDMLPTAHDSVRIVRTRPPEKSHVQWMLKQFERLRHSDDRAAILEALKRAVPQMQPRLEVSPTIAGEVRTPEPLIRSA, from the coding sequence GTGTCGATTCTGTCGAGTCTTTTCGGTTCTCCCGAGCCCGTGCCGCCGACCGCGCCCGCGCGCGTGCTGCTCATCGGTCCCGCCGATGCCGTGCGCCAGATGCGTCGCGTCCTTCGCGGGACGCCGATTGCCGCGCAGGTCGTCGGTTGCGCCCTCGCCCCCGTGCAGCATCACGCCGGCGCGATCGGCATCCCCGTCCTCGGGTCCGCCGAGGACCTGGACATGATTGTTCGGCTCCACCATATCGACCTCGCCTGCGTGTCGATCCCCGTCGCCATGTATCGCCTCGCGCAGCGCCTCATCGCGCAGCTCGATGAACTGGGCGTCACCGTTCGCCGCATGCCGACGCTCGCCGATCAGCTTGACGGCCGCATCGGCCAGCACGTGGGCCCGATCGACACGACCCGCCTCCTCGATCGCCCCGCACGCCCGCTCGACGAAGCGGCCATCGACCGCACGCTCCGCGACCGCTGCGTCATGATCAGCGGCGCCGGCGGAAGCATCGGCTCGCATATCGCCCGCATCGTCGCCCGATTCAATCCGTCAAAAATCGTGCTCATGGACCGCAGCGAGAACGGCCTGTTCGAAATCGACCGCGTTCTGCGGGCCGAAGCGCCGCAGGTCTCGCGCGTCGTGCTGCTGCATGACGTGACGGATGCACGACGGTGCATGGACCTGTGCCTGCTGCACGAGCCGCATGTCATCTTCCACGCCGCGGCGCACAAGCATGTGCCCATGATGGAGGACCACCCGCGCGAGGCGATGATCAACAACTTCTTCGGCACGCGCGCGATTCTCGACGCCGCCGTCGCCTGCGGAGCCGAGCGCTTCGTGATGATCAGCACGGACAAGGCCGTCAACCCGACGAGCGTCATGGGCGCGACCAAGCGCGCCGCCGAGTTGTACGTGCAGCACATCGCGCAGACGACCGACACGATCTGCTCGATGGTGCGTTTCGGCAATGTGCTCGGGTCGGCGTGCAGCGTGGTGCCCATCTGGAGCCAGCAGCTTGCCGAGGGCGGGCCGCTCACCGTGACCGACCCGGCGATGACACGCTATTTCATGACGATTCCCGAGGCGGCGGCGCTGGTGATCCAGTCCGCTTCGCTCGATCGCGCGCAGGGCTGCGTCTTCGTGCTCGATATGGGCGAACCCGTGAAAATCGTCGACATGGCCGACCGTTTCATCCGCCTGCATGGCCTCGAACCCGGGCGCGATGTGCGGATCGAATTCATCGGCGTCCGCCCCGGCGAAAAGCTCTACGAGGAACTGAGCTACGACTCGGAGGACATGCTGCCGACCGCGCACGACTCCGTGCGCATCGTCCGCACGCGCCCGCCGGAAAAGAGCCACGTGCAATGGATGCTCAAGCAGTTTGAGCGTCTGCGTCACAGCGATGACCGCGCGGCGATTCTCGAAGCGCTGAAGCGCGCGGTGCCGCAGATGCAGCCCCGACTCGAAGTTTCGCCGACGATCGCCGGCGAGGTACGGACGCCCGAGCCGCTGATCCGATCGGCGTGA
- the plsY gene encoding glycerol-3-phosphate 1-O-acyltransferase PlsY has protein sequence MNDTAWWIAIGLGYLCGTIPFGLLIGLSRGVDIRQHGSKNIGATNCGRVLGRKWGLICFVLDMLKGAGPVMAAGLWFGVMGKGDLTMQEAGRWMGVAGATVLGHVFPVWLKFRGGKGVATGFGAVMGIWPYMTIGGLGALATWLLFAGVFRYVGLASVMAAILLPVYLVVASRCMGWTEAQTWPFVTVACLLGLLIVVRHRGNLWRVWLGTESRLGGS, from the coding sequence ATGAACGATACGGCTTGGTGGATCGCGATCGGGTTGGGGTATTTGTGCGGGACGATTCCGTTCGGGTTGCTCATTGGGCTGAGCCGGGGCGTGGACATCCGTCAGCACGGGTCCAAGAACATCGGGGCGACGAACTGCGGTCGTGTGCTGGGGAGGAAGTGGGGGCTGATCTGTTTCGTGCTGGACATGCTCAAGGGTGCCGGGCCGGTGATGGCGGCGGGGTTGTGGTTCGGGGTGATGGGCAAGGGTGATTTAACGATGCAGGAGGCGGGGCGGTGGATGGGCGTGGCGGGGGCGACGGTGTTGGGTCACGTGTTTCCGGTGTGGCTCAAGTTCCGGGGGGGCAAGGGTGTGGCGACGGGGTTCGGTGCGGTGATGGGGATCTGGCCGTACATGACGATCGGGGGTCTGGGGGCGTTGGCGACGTGGCTTTTGTTCGCGGGGGTGTTTCGGTATGTGGGGTTGGCGAGTGTGATGGCGGCCATCTTGTTGCCGGTGTATTTGGTGGTGGCGAGTCGTTGCATGGGTTGGACGGAGGCGCAGACTTGGCCGTTTGTGACGGTGGCGTGCCTGTTGGGTTTGCTGATCGTGGTGCGTCACCGGGGGAATCTGTGGCGTGTCTGGCTGGGGACGGAGAGCCGATTGGGCGGGTCGTGA